tgttgttagatcactcaatattgacactgatctatttcatccctgcgaagatcatgaaaattttaacagatcgaaagttctatattttagtgcaattgaggttcttatgtatcttatagattatacaagatctgacatttcttttgcagttaatttgttgacaaggttcagctcagcccctaccaaaagacattggaatgggatcaaacaaatagtttgataccttcggggaactactgatttataattattttattctaacaactcgaaacaagatttgtttggttatacagatgcagattatttatccgatctacataaagctaaatctcaaactggatatgtattcctaaatggaggcaccgcaatatcatgacgttctcaaaacaaacacttgttgcaacatcatcaaatcatgccgaagtgattgcattacatgaagctactcgggaatgattttagttaagatcaatgatacaaatcattattgattcttgtggactagaacgctataaaagcgtaacaactatctatgaagataatacagcttacataatacaaatgaaagaagagtatcaaaaatgacagaacaaaacataaatgctgacgaggcgctaaagctataaacggtcttaacggtcataagtttgatggaaaagaatggtatattggtaaggctcagaaaaagactgaaagggaataggaactgaaacaacggtttgaacaaaccatgaaggagactgtagacaaatcacgagggccaaacttgtacataaaagatttagatgatacagtttcagatgaaaacctcagatttttctcatatactcaagatatcgtaaaagacaaccagattaaaatgagatacgttcaatcaacaactctgctgatctttataccaaagcactgctaactgctattttcagaacacacgttcataatattggcatgaggcatgttcagaagatgtaacaactcaggcgttgcctacttgagggggagtcaactttatgctgcactcttttttccttagctaaagttttatcccaatgagttttttttagcaaggtttttaacgaggcagtactagttattctctaataaaattgtcatctaagggggagtgttataaaatatctagattgtgttataaaatatctagattggatgttaattttattattattatatttcttgcatagtaatattttatactataaatagacatgtatggtaaccatttaaggtgcaccatttctcttgaaatatcaatatcaatatttcttctctccttcttctctctttttctctctttgttcttataaccattaaaggtagttataagcctactgaattataacattctTATACTTATAAAAAAATTTCTAACTATAGTCTTTAATATTTTCGTTCATGTATAGAATTCTGATAATTATTTATAATCGCAAGAAGTCAAAGTATATAATAATTGTATCCACATTAACGATATCAAAAAGGTTTCGTTAGGTTTTTTTAGTATCGATTTTTTTGTGTATAATTTTTTGTTGTTTGTTTAGGTTCTCTGTGAGTCTCGGTTTTAGTTAACTATAGGGCTATGTTTTTAATAGGTTTTATTTTTTGTCGTCAAGTCTCGGTCGCAGTTTTCTTTTGTATTTTTGTTTTCTTGTCTGTTCTCGAAATTAAGAATTGCTATAAAGCTTTATTTTTTGCAATAAAAAAAATGGTGGCTTCGTTAGAAATATCCATTTATAgataaatattcaaatgaaactaacttttaagttgagatctaaGAGACCAATCAGAGTGAGACACGTGGCGCGATAATTCcaggtgattgaaaaaaaaaaaattttaaaaaaaaaaaaaaaattttaaacttatttttttcgaatttttttttccaaaattttttttttttcgatttttttcaatcacatgtgattggattttacatgctgtaaatcacatgtgattgattgtaaaacccaatcacatgtgattctgcatgttaaatccaatcacatgtgatttttttttttttttttttttttttgtaaaatgacgaatttcagtaagtttgtgctaaaacttttaaacaccaagtttttgatcaaaacttgattaAATCACtgaattaaagtctgaaattttgaagatatgattacgaaacgctaacaaaattgatcaaatcaccgaattaaagtctggttccggttgaatttttttttgaagaaaaaaaaattttaattttttttttcaatcacatgtgattagatttgacatgcagaatcacatgtgttttacaatcacatatgattgagttttacaatcaaacgtgattggatttgaaatgcgaattaataaaaaaaaattccaaaaaaaattaaattttttttttaattttttataattttttttaaagttttttttttaatcacatgtgattgtcacaccacatgtcgcgctctgattgatgtgttgaatttcaagcaaattattgattttaagGGATTAGAACTCTCCATTTATAATAGACAAATTTCGTTCTAAAATTTTTTTGTAtgctttatttaaattattattttgtaAACAATAAAAACGAGTCAAATTGTAAACCGTCTTTTATTTCACATCGTCGTGTTGGGTGCAAGAAAATTGTTACAATCCCTAACCCCCAATTTAAGAACCCTACAGATccaattttggaataagtttccCGTCTCCTATGGATGAATCGAAACCTGATGAATCCTCAGGTACCTTTCTCTCAGTTTTTAACttgatattcatatatactttttactcaatatatattaatatatgaaTCTTAATCACAAATCGACTTCCTACATCTATTGCAATGCAATGATTACATGGATGACGTAACGTTCGCCCTTGTACAGATTCAAAAATGTTTATGTACTGTTTTATCATAGTCGTGATTTGAAGCCCACCAAGTGTTTGTTGAAATGCACAAGtgaaaattaaaaatatattacataTCCAAACAAGTAATTAAAACATGGATTGATGAATTAGTGACCAAAGTCATTTTCATCTCCATAAGCATATCGTTGGATTTAAGATTAGGGTCATATATGCTTACTATGCTAGTATTTGGTTGGTTGTTTTCTAGATAAGGGCAATGAAGCACCTAAAGTGCTGGAGGTGAAGACTGTGAAACATAACAAGGAAACGCATGGATTGCGCGATGATATCGATGCGAATACTCCAATTGGTGATGTGAAAGGTCCAAATGTTTTCGAAAGAGTAAAAGAGGAATTTGAAGCCATAGTGGACGCCATTCATCAGCGTAAAGAAGATAAAAATCCAGATTCACCTTCAACTGTTGAAAGGTATGTTGTTAGCAttacattatattatattcacatAACATATTTTCATAAGAGTACTATTTGAAAGTATAAATGAATTAACAATCGCTTAATTTCAGGGATGATGTTACACCTACAGGATCTAAACATGAGAAACAAAGTTCACTTACGGGTACAATTCCTAAACTTTAGTGCACGCTATGTTGTTATTTTACTTTATATATTCTTATCTAATTTCATATGAGTTTAACGTGATTTTTCTTGATTTTAATGGCAGAAGACCATATGGGAAGTCCTAGTAAAGTTGTTCACCATAAAGAGACGCATGGGAGGGGCGAGGATATTGATGCAGATATCCCGATCAATGAATTCAAAGGCCCGAGCATCTTTCATCGGGCTAAAGAAGAGATTGAAGCCCTTGTTGACACAATTCAGTCAAAGAAAGAATCCGATAATGAGACTCCGTCGCCAAAGAAAGAGGGTGGATTTCGAGCTTCAGTTAAACAAAAGCTACATAAGATTCGTAATCGTGATTGAGGTGAGTTACAAGTTATGATTCTTTTAGTACCCTCCGTGTGTACCGCTAGATCAATGTGTGATTTTGTTTGATAACCAAAACGTAAAGTATGAGAAGTGAAGAGACCGTACCACTATGAGTAGTGGTCTTTCTTTTGCTtgggttttcctttttatttattttaacaatTGACTCTTCTACATTTGGAAGAGCTCATTTATGAATTGTCATTGATCTGGGTCCATTTTCTTGGATTGCTGTAACATTCAAACTCACTTTTTGTACCTTTTAATGTATGATGATTAACTGTTGTATGGTTAGATAATTTTTTAAGCATGTAGCATTTTACACAAGCGTGACTTGCTGCATGTGGTTATCTTACCTATGGAAGAATGATCTATTTTAGTCGTATTGGCCTCTGAGGTATATCATCCATATATCTTTTATGAATTATGAAAGCTTGCCTTTTGGCCCCTACTTTACCCTTATGTTTCAATATTACACGGGAACGAGTTGAACAAGCTAGAACTAAATAAAGTGGCAAAAGATCTGTCGAAAACTTATGTGACTTCTTAACATAGCGGATAAAACATGATACCGTAATCTGAAAATAGATGAGTGATGACATAATTCAACGATATGCTTTGTTGGTATAGGAATTGCTTTATGAATAGTGATGTTAGTAACATTGTTTGTGCATTCTACAATTGCTAGTCTAAATTATTCTATGAACAACTATATCTAACAACAGCATGATGTATCTTTCTTGTTCTCTTCATCCACTATATATTGCGATGTTTGACCATAACTTCAAATGAACACTGTTAACTAGAATTTCTAGACCAAATATCATCATTTCTTTCAAAATATGCACCGTTAGCATGTAATTCTGCATCAGAAGGTTATAGAAACTGATAAATCGTTCAAACTTATTGACAACAGTTCTAGATACTCCAAAGAGTAGTCTTTAATAACGTCATCAAAAGCGAACACTTTTGGATTCAAATTCTTGCATTATTAGGTGCATTACTTTACTGATAGAATGCATACAATAAACAAAGCAAGAGAGAGCTAACTGGTATGTGCAATTAAGTAAGACCAATCTTGTAAGTACGACAGAATCTCCACCATAACTGAAAGTGCAAATTAAGTGAAAGGCCCTGTAGCCGGTATTCAATCTTGCACCATTCCTCGATGAGACGTCATGTTTTGATTATATGATGTGCGTTGATCTAAACATATTCCTGAATTACTTTTATAAATTGTTGGAGATCTAGTGAGAACGATTGGTGCCCGTAAAAGAGCCTAAATCCAAGTCATATTCATAAGAAGTAAAACCATGATATAGTTATTGACAAAAATACATGTCCTTGATGCTTAATAGAAGGCAAAATTGTTGCATTATCTAACTTAAATTGATCATTTGGAATGAACATTAGTAAATAAGCTCGTCTCCTTGAAGCTTAAAATCAGGATGTAATCATTGCTTAAATAAACCCTATTTTGACTATTTAGTATCGTCATTTGGAGAAATGAGTGTTCTGTGTACTGAGGAAACAACTAATTATACAAGTCACTGAGGAAACATGATacgatttttttcttttcttttttttggcaaaaatagcGAAAACAATATAAAACGGGACCTTCATCGAAAAATGGAGATCTAAACCGGTACAAACAAAGAAAAAAACCCGACGGGCTCGAAATTAGTAAATGTCACAAATCGACGCTAAGTCCAACCGAGCCATCATTAACACCAACCAAATACACCCATAACAAAATAAGACAACCGAAAACGTACATGATCCAAACAACCTAAAAAAACACTAGATTAACCAAAGAAGACTTTTTACCATTCCTCTCATCCGGCCGATTTGTGAACCCGTCAATTGTGTTGATATGGACCCCTTTACAGCATGATACGATTAGTTACTAGATTAACCGACCACATTAAGTTTACATTAATGGTTGGCACTTTGGTAATTGCAGCTGGCAGCATAATTCATTGAGGTCCTGAATGAGCCTAAAACAATTGCTAGTTCCGTAATATGCAACCATAGAATGATGTATCTACAATACTCCATCAAGTTATACTTGCAATGTTAATTGATTTAAACACCCTTTATGAGAATGTTTTGACCAAATCAATATCATCAATATGCTGAATAGACACAAGATTAGCAAATAACTTTAGAATCAAAAGTTGCAGAAAGTGCAAAAGCATTTCAACTTACATTAAATGTACAAAGATTAAAAGTAAACCAAGTAAAGATCATAGACTCTAAACTGACACTAATTCCAATCTCATTGAGCACCTAACTTAGATATTGTGCTTCTTCTTAATTACCCCGTCTCCTTCCAAAACGTCATCAATGGCATCACTCTTTGTCATTCGGATTCTAGCATTACAAAAATTTGTGCCCAATTAGATACATATACGTTATAATAATCGAATTAGAAGGTGAGAAATAAATGGATTAGTGAACTAACACAAGCAAAAACGAATAAAAGTATACCTGAATCCTAAGTAACACATCCTGCAGTTTAGATTCAACCTTGTCATATTTCTTGATCTGTTGTCGTATCCTGACTACCTCTCGTGCCATATTTTTTGCAGTTCCCTACATCAAATTATACAGATCTCAATCTTGTAAGAATAATGGTTCCCCCATAAAAGAGCCTAAATCCACATCTAAATCTGAAACTCGTGTAACATAATGAAAGTTGTCAAGTTTCAACAAGTATGCATGGCACTGGTAATCTTAATAACTGAATTTGATATATAACACCTTTAGCTGGATAGTCCTATGATATGTCAACCATTACAGAATCTTTGATAAAGAATGTCTCCTGTAAGCTTAAGGAAAGGCGTAAAGGTTTGCATAAACTACAGTAATATGCCAAACTACAGTTACCTTATGGGGATAGGAGTCTGGGAGGCACCTATGTATTTTGCATGTATACAGGAACATAATCTCATAGATCTTTACACGTCTACAAGAACCCTTATTCAGTTGAGAAATCATACAAAATTAGTCCTTCATTAATGCTACTAATTGAAATATATCATGTGGTCTAAACTATAAAACTTTAATGGCTGGAAGTATAAGAAAAGccaaactttcgattaaagacttttttCTTAAGAACTTGAGTTTGGCAACTTTCAATAAAAGCATTCTTAAAGTTCAATGTTCTCTGCAGAAGTCCCTTGCTTTTCTCCATGATTCTTAGCTTTACTTTATATTCCAACGCAAAGACTAACCATAAGTTCACTGTTTTTTTGGGTTTGAAAAAAACTGTAAGGGGAAAATAGTCCAGAAAGCAAAACTAAAAACTCGATTAATTTAGAAATCTCATATAATTGTTACACTCGGCAAAATCTGAATATATAGACATTTATACAACTTGTTCAGGTCAGAATTATGGCACACGGGctcaatcatatttatacataggGTCATGGATAATGATGCAACAGACTGACACATAACTTCATATACTTTGCAGCTAAAACCTGCTCAACGAGCAGTGCGTAATAAACTTCATTTTTCAATCAGTGGTATCAAAAGCAAAAAACACATTATAAGAAATAAACCAAAAATTAAAGAAGAAATCAAGCAACCGGAAAACTGCATATAGAGATTACCATTTGCCCTTCTTCAGCTCGTCTCTTGATATTTTCAATCAGTTTCTTCTCCGTGTCCTGCAAACTTTGCCTCTCCTTCTCTAATTCTTTGATGGAGTTATCAATCTGTGCCTGCTTTTCTTGCAGTATCACTGCATAACTGAATTTATTATTGCAACCACACAATTGATAGAAGAAAatgtcaaaaaaataaaaattagcaATTGATATAAACAGCCAGAGAATGATGGAGACGAAAAAGGCTAACATACGATTTCTCTTTTCATGCAAAAACATTGCCAATCAATAGTAGTTACACACTTAAAACAGGTGTGCATTATTGCACTCTGTGATTCATTTGTAAGTTCAACCTAAACTCGTTAGTTACACACTTACAGTAAAATTAATTTCGATATTCAATCAACAGAACACGTGACTTTACTACTAGCGCAATAATCAAATATGGAGTAAAACAGCAATATAACGTGCATACATACATGTTCGAGAGAGAGGATAAGCTGGTATACTTTAGGGAACTCAGAAAATGACAATTCATACAGTAAATTAAATAAACCTAAAATACAGAATAAGTAGAGAACGGGAACCTGCAGATGTGTTGTTTTTCTTCTTGCCGAAAAGGAACCACATCGTCGGGTATTtaatttttgattttgattttttattaaaaatcaaaatttgAAGAAACCCCTAAAAAGTTAATGTTCCAGATCTTCAGGATGATTGCAAATTTTAGGCGGGATATATCACACAAGTAGTGTGATATTCTCTGATGAAACCAAATTAATACAACCCAAACCCGGATATGATTTATGCCAATTGGGGCTCTCTTTTCTTGTGTTGGTTTTCGGCTTTTTGGTCCATTTTGTTTTTGATGTATTTGCCCGTTCACTTTGcccatttaattttaattttaattttggttttgataTGATACGATTATTAGTGCTTAGTAGGGGTGtcataaaaaaaaatgaagaataAATATAGTACTCCGTAATCGATCGATTTGAAGATAAAAGTGACAATTTCATTATTTGATAAGCAAAAACTTAAATGTTAGTTCAATcgattaagatttttttttttgaacggcaatttTTTGCATCGGTAAATCATTAATTTCAACGACCCCATCATTTGCACGTATtccacacgttcgggcggaaacccgaacccgatcgacggtatcaggaaacacatccattcgggcagtgttcctgggtagaggtccctgaacgaatccggtaaaacctccttatagggtcaatatataccaacattactggtgttcaattgttttaaagaaaatcattTCATCGCTAAAGATCGAACCCATGACTTCTTCATAtctcatgacacaaagtacatgggggaaccgttgggctatgcccgcaagttagTTCGATTAAGAATTTACCTAGGAACAGAACCAACAATTATTCATTGACCTTGTTGTATTGAGATAATCGTATTAGTAATAATTTTGAGTGTTCAAGTTATTGAGGCGggtcaattgtatatatatttgtgAAGTATTTCGTGGTAGTGAATGAATGAGTTCTTTATGAAAAAACATACAGTACatcattatatatttttattttatacctTCACTTGCATTATAACTGTATTCCACTTTATGATATATAACCAAAAGTGTGAtttccgatttttttttttttttttttgtccattTACAGAAACTCATCAAAATGAGATATCAAACTAAAAAGACTACGTGTACCTAGttttatgtattattaatttaTTAGTACACATTAGTACACATTATTAGTACACATTTACATATGTCTAAACATATTATAAGTACACATTGTTTATTGACTGGATACTGCAAGAATAAATATTCCTATTTAGACAGTAACAAAACATAAACAACATGAACAGATAATTACTAACTTTGGCATCCAACAAATAAGAGAtctatgttataatatatatatatatatatatatatatatatatatatatatatatatatatatatatatatatatatatatatatatatatatatatatatatatatatatatatatatatatatatatatataaatggatagtcaattattgatacacaaaagtaatattattgtattacctaaacttgtgatatttttgctataaatagccatgaatgcaagcattaaacttgcaccatttctcacacttacaaagtgtttttttctttctctccattatcatctttgttcttacacttcattattaacaTTCTTAATCAATAATCAAAcctctaaaggtagttataagcctactaaattataacacgttatcagcacgataatcttaatactaattatggttggctctgccacctaaatgatatatggtcggttataccacctgaataatatatggtcgacactgtcgtctaattatcatttatgttactaacatttatatttctattatctaacatttatatggccgacactgtcgcctaattatcatttatgtttactaatatttatatttatgttatataacatttattaatgattgcttacatatggtcgacactgtcacctacttatcatttatgttatattaaatttatgtttaatgtttatatacttatgaatataaagtgactataatttatcatgttgtttgttttaatagaaaatgtcgaatctggaaaagcttaaatttactcctttagaatcaactggaaacaactacatgccatgggttataaaagtaaaaatgtatcttaaatcaatgggcattcttgaaaccataaatgaaaacaacacttgttctgaaaaagaacaagcaacgacatgttcctttattcatcaacatattgatgaatgcttacaaaataattatgtgactgtagaagatccccatattTTATggaaaggtctcaaaagcagattcaataatcaaagagaaatttacttccagctgctatggaacaatggagaacattaaggttccaagactttaagaaagtaaatgaatatagctcagctctgtataatacatgttcacaacttaaattctgtggacatgaaataagtgatgcagacatgatggagaaaactttctccacaatgaatgctgcaaacatcacagtgcaaagaaatttgagaatgctaaagttcaaaacatatcctgaacttaattcatatctcttagttgcagagcaaaatgatgagctattaatgaaaaatcagcaatcccgtctgtaacaccccgtcaaaaatccctttaacggaatgttaactctggtcccagtgcttggcttgacttctacgtaacagcaatattctacagcggaagcaattaatacctgagaataaaacacgcaaaacggatcaacaataatgttgagtgaatctacaggttttaagtaaacaatacaatatgtttaagaaatacatttcgaaaacggttattagtggaagaccaccaaggttcaatgttaaaagtttgtagacaactccgtgtcccatttcaaaagtttgttgacactaccatgtcaagtttcaatcatttatagacaataccatgtcaagtttcaaatattcgtagacaataccatgtcaagtttcaaatattcgtagacaataccatgtcaagttttatctcatttgttcgtaaaccacagttttaaatgatgttgtatagtatctgaaaaacagttatcagaaaatagtttaagttccttgaccacgagattttacaagtacaactccaagttgcgaaacgtttgcataatctatgagcacctgaatactagcaatgacccgagtatagaatccactatacccgcctttacctcataaaaatgttatacacttgtacgaatgtattatgttcaaaataaatgcaccacagtttttatagcgggtgaggttgtcaacctaacggatccgtccatctaaattgtgcctacaccgatggtatttaaagtattcaagctagaggctttgtgtacaaactcaatatgcagatatagtactcgtgtcaatacaaaaagcatttgataagtataacagcgtgtattctcatccctgaaaacatgtaaaaagcgggactgtagactcacctttgaataaagctcggattgaaaagtggacaatttacttgtacggtttatagccgagtaatgcaacctaagtatatgtatttaggttggtcaataaatatgttttaaacaagtgtggtttcatagtataagttgtcttattgctcgaatcgacgcgtttcaaagtagaagtcaacatacagtcaactaattcatgcaagtcaaacaaagtcaaccgaagtcaaaccgaaagtcaaacttggtcaaagtagtcaactaaagtcaacatcagtaggttcatgtcaaattttggtcaacatatcaaacctaagtcaaacaacacgttttagatcataattggtcaatttcacaatttcagtttatcgttgtgcacaaagttcatgtacatgtagcaaacttagcatattatctcatagtacaaaattcaagtaaatttggcaaactccagatcataagtatactcaaaattgattccaaaaagtcctgccagggtctcatacaataattaaaagtcaggaatcagaaggggtacatttggggttcaccaagtcagtttctgaccgcgcactgatttggttttagctataaccggagttaggaacatgcaatcgatacaagaccagtggtcatagttcacaaacaagttaaactaacacatatcaaaaatcgagcaattttggtttagccaatttctacagtttattcatgcaaattgaacattcagtttttcagttcaaatcagaatttacataaagtatggccctattgtgcccaatgcataaggtttcagagattcacataaactaacaataagtcacatatcatgttaaaattcatatttcagaagcttacatgctcattcagtaaacacaatccacagagtataaaacagagagcaatttacagattcgattctagtttcgctagtcacattcgcacgcaattagccgaagatctagatacaattatgtgacgatcgctccaaatccatatggacgaacacgtcatttattgatttcattgcgaggtatttgacctctatgtgatacgttttgtaacattgcattcgtttgaaaaggtatttcataaatgaatatataaattccagtttttttttacatctgatgattcctacgtatagacaatcaccatttaaatggtttacaataatacatctgttgacaatacagtcaaaataagatacatggtaatggtttgatgaatgcaagtttcttgtatatagcatgtatgactccaagcacataacttgtatcacgtatgagcaaacagcggaagacttctagaatcctgagaataaacatgcttcaagtgtcaacacaaagattggtgagttcatagttttaatattacacataatccgtatatcaatgtggattacaaaagttcagttgttttattcaaaacgtttatcaataggttttacataaaaggtgaatcacaagatttcagttgtttcatccgaaacgtttatcaatcagttCCACAaaaatgagcaccctggtaaccaagccttaacgtctataataagtacccctcgtttaacatgcaaccaacatgtacaatacacgcaatccaacgtgtactaacttcaaatagcatacgtctgttttatagttcaggctagagtttctttctatacctggaacagacggggatgtcaaaccctatggatccatatactactactcgcgcccaccagttcttataactggcagttaacagttaccaaagctaagggattttcggttcaaactcagtgtagaatttagtatgtacttgtatccattgcgtttaaaataaattgcatgtattctcagcccaaaaatatatattgcaaaagcaattaaaaaaaggatcaatgaaactcacacatataaatattgtatatcggttaataaaacatttgcatgtattctcagcccaaaaacgtagagagtaaaagggatctcatgaaactcacacatataaatattgtatatcggttaataaaacatttgcatgtattctcagcccaaaaacgtagagagtaaaagggatctcatgaaactcacagtttaatattgatatacaatattgcaggaaagcacgtagacgcatcggagatgataaacacgaggtttgattcac
The window above is part of the Rutidosis leptorrhynchoides isolate AG116_Rl617_1_P2 chromosome 1, CSIRO_AGI_Rlap_v1, whole genome shotgun sequence genome. Proteins encoded here:
- the LOC139878525 gene encoding uncharacterized protein isoform X2, whose translation is MDESKPDESSDKGNEAPKVLEVKTVKHNKETHGLRDDIDANTPIGDVKGPNVFERVKEEFEAIVDAIHQRKEDKNPDSPSTVERDDVTPTGSKHEKQSSLTDHMGSPSKVVHHKETHGRGEDIDADIPINEFKGPSIFHRAKEEIEALVDTIQSKKESDNETPSPKKEGGFRASVKQKLHKIRNRD
- the LOC139878525 gene encoding uncharacterized protein isoform X1 → MDESKPDESSDKGNEAPKVLEVKTVKHNKETHGLRDDIDANTPIGDVKGPNVFERVKEEFEAIVDAIHQRKEDKNPDSPSTVERDDVTPTGSKHEKQSSLTEDHMGSPSKVVHHKETHGRGEDIDADIPINEFKGPSIFHRAKEEIEALVDTIQSKKESDNETPSPKKEGGFRASVKQKLHKIRNRD
- the LOC139878552 gene encoding vacuolar protein sorting-associated protein 2 homolog 1-like gives rise to the protein MWFLFGKKKNNTSAVILQEKQAQIDNSIKELEKERQSLQDTEKKLIENIKRRAEEGQMGTAKNMAREVVRIRQQIKKYDKVESKLQDVLLRIQNPNDKE